One genomic window of Mustela lutreola isolate mMusLut2 chromosome 14, mMusLut2.pri, whole genome shotgun sequence includes the following:
- the RGS4 gene encoding regulator of G-protein signaling 4 isoform X1 has product MCKGLAGLPASCLRSAKDMKHRLGFLLQKSDSCEHNSSHSKKDKVVVCQRVSQEEVKKWAESLENLISHECGLAAFKAFLKSEYSEENIDFWISCEEYKKIKSPSKLSPKAKKIYNEFISVQATKEVNLDSCTREETSRNMLEPTITCFDEAQKRIFNLMEKDSYRRFLKSRFYLDLANSSSAGSEKQKGAKNSADCPSLVPQCA; this is encoded by the exons ATGTGCAAAGGACTTGCAGGTCTGCCGGCTTCTTGCCTGAGGAG TGCAAAAGATATGAAGCATCGTCTAGGTTTCCTGCTGCAGAAGTCAGATTCCTGTGAACATAATTCTTCCCACAGCAAGAAGGACAAAGTGGTGGTTTGTCAGAG GGTGAGCCAAGAGgaagtcaaaaaatgggccgaATCACTGGAAAACCTGATCAGCCATGAAT GTGGGCTGGCAGCTTTCAAAGCTTTCTTGAAGTCTGAATACAGTGAGGAGAACATCGACTTCTGGATTAGCTGCGAAGAGTACAAGAAAATCAAATCGCCCTCTAAACTAAGTCCCAAGGCCAAAAAGATCTATAATGAATTCATCTCAGTCCAGGCAACCAAGGAG GTAAACCTGGATTCCTGCACCAGGGAGGAGACAAGCCGGAACATGCTAGAGCCCACGATAACCTGCTTTGATGAGGCGCAGAAGAGGATTTTCAACCTGATGGAAAAGGATTCATACCGCCGCTTCCTCAAGTCTCGATTCTATCTTGACCTGGCCAACTCTTCCAGCGCTGGGtcagagaagcagaaaggagCCAAGAATTCTGCAGACTGTCCTTCCCTGGTCCCCCAGTGCGCCTGA
- the RGS4 gene encoding regulator of G-protein signaling 4 isoform X2 yields the protein MCKGLAGLPASCLRSAKDMKHRLGFLLQKSDSCEHNSSHSKKDKVVVCQRVSQEEVKKWAESLENLISHECKPGFLHQGGDKPEHARAHDNLL from the exons ATGTGCAAAGGACTTGCAGGTCTGCCGGCTTCTTGCCTGAGGAG TGCAAAAGATATGAAGCATCGTCTAGGTTTCCTGCTGCAGAAGTCAGATTCCTGTGAACATAATTCTTCCCACAGCAAGAAGGACAAAGTGGTGGTTTGTCAGAG GGTGAGCCAAGAGgaagtcaaaaaatgggccgaATCACTGGAAAACCTGATCAGCCATGAAT GTAAACCTGGATTCCTGCACCAGGGAGGAGACAAGCCGGAACATGCTAGAGCCCACGATAACCTGCTTTGA